In Oscillatoria acuminata PCC 6304, a single window of DNA contains:
- a CDS encoding class I SAM-dependent methyltransferase, with protein MVNDYTQIVQYEGLPRGDYVSPNFVKVFPDACFPNLIVGDKRASSWKYARLDVPHNRYVDSRSVGVGFLNRDEAHIIYNTALKFRGKKALEIGCWLGWSACHLALAGVELDVIDPVLENLDFQESVENALRAAGVRNFVNLVSGYSPQDVSRLATEFNREWSLIFIDGNHDAPGPLDDAIACEKYAAADALILFHDLNSPEVAQGLNYFKEKGWKTLIYQTAQIMGVAWRGDVEPVEHHPDPLVDWNLPEHLQDYAVSGSKILQTYPREVQSVPNEYSLIPVPLRVINLIIFPNWNQPEEELDFQLSTVVRAIWNHPDVGRMTLLVETSDASEEEADLAISGAVMNLIMEREIDEKEAPEICLITDLTEKQWSAISSRIQGRIILPNENLEKIEARGSKYPAIFLDQEGCFILDKPPSLVFYSTKISQLVEENTGQLSFEEYAYITDVVSAKIPGNFLIFGVGKDSQLWLEVNKGGRTVFLEDNKAWLNQVMESTPGIEAYGVEYGTERKNWLDLLVGYNQGDDRLGLELPDSILQTQWDFIFVDAPAGYADETPGRMKSIYMAAQLAFAQGKTDVFVHDSDRLVENIYAGYFLRAENFITEVDKIKHYRIHE; from the coding sequence ATGGTTAATGACTACACTCAAATAGTACAATATGAGGGCTTGCCCCGAGGGGATTACGTCTCCCCTAACTTTGTAAAGGTTTTTCCAGATGCTTGTTTTCCGAATTTGATTGTGGGCGATAAAAGAGCTTCTAGTTGGAAGTATGCTCGTTTAGATGTTCCTCATAATCGCTATGTCGATTCCCGATCTGTTGGGGTCGGATTTCTGAATCGGGATGAAGCCCATATTATCTACAATACCGCCCTCAAATTTCGAGGTAAAAAAGCGTTAGAAATTGGCTGTTGGTTAGGATGGTCTGCTTGTCATTTAGCCTTAGCTGGAGTTGAACTAGATGTTATAGATCCGGTGTTAGAAAATCTGGATTTTCAGGAAAGTGTGGAAAATGCATTAAGGGCCGCAGGGGTCAGGAATTTTGTTAACCTAGTCTCGGGATATAGTCCCCAGGACGTCAGTCGTTTAGCGACGGAATTTAATCGAGAGTGGTCTTTAATTTTTATTGATGGGAATCATGATGCTCCGGGTCCCCTTGATGATGCGATCGCTTGTGAAAAATATGCCGCTGCAGATGCTTTAATTCTCTTCCATGATTTAAACTCGCCCGAGGTAGCTCAAGGTTTAAATTATTTTAAAGAGAAAGGTTGGAAAACCCTCATCTACCAAACCGCCCAAATTATGGGAGTAGCCTGGAGGGGTGATGTCGAACCCGTCGAACACCACCCCGATCCTCTAGTTGACTGGAATTTACCAGAACATTTGCAAGATTATGCAGTGAGCGGTTCAAAAATTCTCCAGACTTATCCAAGAGAAGTGCAGAGTGTTCCGAATGAGTATTCTCTAATTCCCGTTCCATTAAGGGTCATTAATTTAATCATTTTTCCCAACTGGAATCAACCGGAAGAGGAACTTGACTTCCAACTCTCAACAGTTGTTCGTGCCATTTGGAATCACCCCGATGTAGGGAGAATGACTTTGTTAGTCGAAACCAGCGACGCTTCAGAGGAGGAGGCTGATTTAGCTATATCTGGTGCAGTCATGAACCTGATCATGGAGAGGGAAATTGACGAAAAGGAAGCACCTGAGATTTGTTTAATCACTGACTTGACAGAAAAACAGTGGTCAGCTATTTCATCCCGCATCCAAGGTCGAATTATTTTACCCAATGAGAATCTAGAGAAGATAGAAGCAAGAGGGAGCAAATACCCTGCTATTTTCCTTGACCAGGAGGGTTGTTTTATTTTAGACAAACCTCCCTCTCTAGTTTTCTATTCTACCAAAATCAGTCAATTAGTCGAAGAAAATACCGGTCAGTTATCCTTTGAAGAATATGCTTATATCACCGATGTTGTGAGTGCCAAAATTCCTGGCAATTTTTTGATTTTTGGGGTAGGCAAAGATAGTCAACTCTGGCTCGAAGTAAACAAAGGGGGTAGAACCGTCTTTTTGGAAGATAATAAAGCCTGGTTAAACCAAGTGATGGAAAGTACGCCTGGGATAGAAGCATACGGGGTAGAGTATGGTACGGAGAGAAAAAATTGGCTAGATTTACTGGTGGGGTATAATCAGGGAGACGATCGCCTGGGCCTGGAACTACCTGATAGTATTTTGCAAACCCAATGGGACTTTATTTTTGTGGATGCTCCCGCCGGATACGCCGATGAAACCCCAGGAAGAATGAAGAGTATTTACATGGCAGCACAACTAGCGTTCGCCCAGGGCAAAACCGATGTTTTTGTTCACGATAGCGATCGCCTAGTCGAAAATATCTATGCGGGCTATTTTTTAAGGGCCGAAAATTTTATCACAGAAGTGGACAAAATTAAACATTATCGGATCCATGAATAA
- a CDS encoding O-linked N-acetylglucosamine transferase codes for MTNQSNTNNPNTPEEAAYQFWRQGDYQKAADQFEEAISINPMQVSHYWHLGLMLLLQKKEAEAQMVWALVMSENEPDKVETPRSQLIDILESEASRQESLGEMPQAWLIREYIKGLDPDNLDNLLQIIPLSIGLNNLEEEEDILWQVITLIKNPTDFQSEGHKLLEVLQDILNYHPTHPGVIEFVETLLECGLDSSVIYQIIFQKTADFINQQSLPTQDIINYAELCRRLEPNHHLMLASLAGLYQKVGNYSESLKMAENLVYIAQTLEDQLKGYYLIITSLLKMGGAWKQVSEVAQKYQELLIHLIETGIPIEPNFFLDLMGTLSFHPYLTDVPENTHQFRNQFADFYQNRVKKYFNQEEELWRMQQVPGELERRSKVLKIGYLSSCFYRHSVGWLSRWLFKYHDSKRFEVYGYSLRRNDDNLQANIAYLTNFRDLSGVNSPFEIAELIGRDHLDILVDLDSLTHRFISPILALKPAPIQVTWLGSDASGLPGVDYFIADPYVLPDSAQDYYRAKIVRLPEIYVAVDGFEVGVPTLRRDELGIPDDAVVYFSGQTGYKRNPQNVRLQLQIIQAVPNSYFLIKSSIADQESVKRFFEQMAEEEGVKRDRLRFLPPVASEEIHRANLAIADVVLDTYPYNGATTTLETLWMGIPLVTRVGEQFAARNSYTMMMNVGVSEGIAWTDEDYVAWGIRLGTDTKLREEISWRLRQSQQTSPLWNAEKFTREMEISYQKMWDNYLQNNNR; via the coding sequence ATGACTAATCAAAGCAATACTAACAATCCGAATACTCCGGAAGAAGCCGCTTATCAATTTTGGAGGCAAGGAGACTACCAGAAGGCAGCAGATCAGTTTGAGGAAGCGATCTCGATTAATCCGATGCAAGTCTCCCATTACTGGCATTTGGGACTGATGCTGTTACTTCAAAAAAAGGAAGCCGAAGCTCAAATGGTATGGGCATTAGTCATGTCAGAAAACGAACCCGATAAGGTGGAGACCCCGAGGAGCCAATTGATTGACATATTGGAATCTGAAGCCAGTCGCCAAGAAAGTCTGGGGGAAATGCCTCAAGCGTGGTTAATCCGTGAATATATCAAAGGGTTAGACCCAGATAACTTAGACAATCTCTTACAAATCATCCCCCTTTCGATTGGCTTAAATAATTTAGAGGAAGAAGAGGATATTTTATGGCAAGTTATAACCCTCATTAAAAATCCAACCGATTTTCAATCCGAGGGGCACAAACTACTCGAAGTGTTACAGGATATTTTGAATTATCACCCCACTCACCCCGGAGTCATAGAGTTTGTAGAAACTTTACTTGAGTGCGGACTTGATTCTTCAGTTATTTATCAAATTATTTTCCAGAAAACTGCGGATTTTATAAATCAGCAAAGTTTACCCACTCAAGATATTATCAACTATGCCGAGCTTTGTCGGCGTTTAGAACCCAATCATCACCTCATGCTGGCGAGTTTGGCTGGATTATATCAAAAGGTAGGCAATTATTCAGAAAGCCTCAAAATGGCTGAAAATCTTGTCTATATTGCCCAAACACTTGAAGACCAGCTAAAAGGCTACTATTTAATTATCACAAGTTTACTCAAGATGGGGGGGGCTTGGAAACAAGTCTCTGAAGTTGCCCAAAAATATCAGGAGTTGCTGATTCATCTGATTGAAACAGGGATTCCCATAGAACCCAATTTTTTTCTAGACTTGATGGGAACCCTCAGTTTTCATCCCTATTTGACCGATGTTCCGGAAAACACACATCAGTTTCGGAATCAATTTGCTGATTTTTATCAGAATAGGGTTAAAAAATATTTTAATCAAGAAGAAGAACTCTGGAGAATGCAACAGGTTCCGGGTGAATTAGAGCGGAGGTCTAAAGTTCTCAAAATTGGTTATTTGTCTAGTTGCTTTTATAGACATTCAGTGGGGTGGTTATCCCGATGGTTGTTTAAGTATCACGATTCAAAACGATTTGAAGTTTATGGGTATTCTTTGCGACGCAATGATGATAATCTTCAAGCAAACATTGCTTATCTTACAAATTTTAGGGATTTATCAGGGGTAAATTCTCCTTTTGAAATTGCTGAATTAATCGGACGCGATCACCTCGATATTTTGGTGGATTTAGATAGTCTAACTCATCGATTCATCTCTCCAATATTAGCCTTGAAGCCTGCACCAATTCAAGTGACATGGCTGGGTTCTGATGCTTCTGGTTTACCAGGGGTCGATTATTTTATTGCGGATCCTTACGTCTTGCCCGACTCGGCTCAAGATTATTATAGGGCTAAAATTGTGAGACTTCCCGAGATTTACGTCGCGGTGGATGGGTTTGAAGTCGGCGTCCCGACTTTGCGACGGGATGAATTAGGGATTCCTGATGATGCCGTGGTGTATTTTAGTGGACAAACCGGCTATAAACGCAATCCTCAAAATGTCCGATTGCAACTGCAAATTATTCAGGCAGTCCCGAATAGCTATTTCTTGATTAAAAGCAGCATAGCCGATCAGGAGTCGGTAAAAAGGTTTTTTGAGCAAATGGCTGAGGAAGAGGGAGTAAAGCGCGATCGCCTCCGATTTTTGCCCCCGGTTGCCTCGGAGGAAATTCACCGCGCTAATTTAGCGATCGCCGATGTGGTTCTGGATACTTATCCCTACAACGGTGCAACAACAACATTAGAAACCTTGTGGATGGGTATTCCCCTAGTAACGCGGGTTGGCGAACAATTTGCAGCCCGTAATAGTTATACGATGATGATGAATGTCGGTGTTAGCGAGGGAATAGCTTGGACGGATGAGGACTATGTGGCATGGGGAATTCGTTTAGGTACTGATACCAAGTTACGGGAAGAGATCTCTTGGCGACTGCGGCAATCTCAACAAACTTCCCCCCTATGGAATGCAGAAAAGTTTACAAGAGAAATGGAGATATCCTATCAGAAAATGTGGGATAATTATCTCCAAAACAATAATCGTTAA
- a CDS encoding FkbM family methyltransferase gives MENYRDTYLVYLTTGCPTLNADSWARILPIFEKTNWDEPTSAIDLNNCAVLALIEAEQCEDLSLRKIYLEMAVDALKKGFSLQGHPLCAAHLALVIAMTGNMEQARDIAYTTFINAVNPTYISLENPSLGLVYIYSSHPKLRTHNYHKLNQILKAKNSNWQALVVLSEVLCHAELGFYSTEGQRLLYLASQFLQPSSNLYLKLGISHFIKDEFEGILYFHKAREIEPDSAHILQAIYLAYQDLGQTEVANFWLEMGRNRRQPTSDFREWQWTELALNSPFTYLPFENSILVAVEPSFRSIVTSVLLAEGDWFEKEMEFWRNSIKPGMTVIDVGANIGVYTFSAAQRVGPQGRVIAIEPFSCCIHCLQETIKINQLNQVKICAGAASDNNGTALLSLSNASELNEIVTHEQAERMKLESLETVRCFTLDSLIEKENLTQVNFLKIDAEGHELSVLVGSERILSEFAPVILYENRAGSQGSNQPVADYLIERGYKLFWYQPYLQDLVPIDRINEDGHNPLNLIALPIN, from the coding sequence ATGGAAAATTATAGAGATACCTATCTGGTCTACCTAACAACGGGTTGCCCTACTCTAAATGCAGATTCTTGGGCGCGAATCCTGCCCATTTTTGAAAAGACCAATTGGGATGAACCGACTTCAGCGATCGACTTGAATAACTGTGCCGTCCTCGCATTGATTGAAGCAGAACAGTGCGAGGATTTATCCCTCCGAAAAATCTATCTTGAAATGGCTGTGGACGCCTTAAAAAAAGGATTCAGTTTGCAGGGTCATCCCCTCTGTGCAGCTCATTTGGCGCTAGTGATTGCCATGACTGGCAATATGGAGCAAGCCAGGGATATTGCCTACACTACTTTTATTAATGCCGTAAACCCTACTTATATCAGTTTAGAAAATCCCTCTCTAGGTCTCGTTTATATTTACTCAAGTCACCCAAAATTACGCACTCATAATTACCATAAATTAAATCAAATTTTAAAAGCAAAAAATTCAAATTGGCAAGCTCTGGTTGTACTCAGTGAAGTCCTTTGTCACGCAGAGTTAGGGTTTTATAGTACAGAAGGACAGCGATTGCTTTACTTGGCCTCTCAATTTTTGCAGCCGTCAAGTAATTTATATTTAAAGCTAGGGATTTCCCATTTTATAAAAGATGAATTTGAAGGAATTCTCTATTTTCATAAAGCAAGAGAAATAGAACCGGATTCAGCCCATATTCTCCAAGCCATCTACCTTGCCTATCAAGATTTAGGACAAACCGAAGTGGCGAATTTTTGGTTAGAAATGGGGCGTAATCGCCGTCAACCTACTTCAGATTTCAGGGAGTGGCAGTGGACGGAACTCGCCCTCAACAGTCCCTTTACTTATTTACCCTTTGAAAATTCTATTCTTGTAGCAGTTGAACCCAGCTTTCGTAGCATTGTAACTAGCGTTTTACTAGCAGAGGGAGACTGGTTTGAAAAAGAGATGGAATTCTGGCGGAATTCAATTAAACCGGGGATGACCGTTATTGATGTGGGCGCAAATATAGGAGTCTATACCTTTAGTGCCGCCCAACGGGTAGGTCCACAAGGACGAGTGATCGCGATCGAACCGTTCTCGTGCTGTATTCATTGTTTGCAAGAAACCATTAAAATTAATCAATTAAACCAAGTCAAAATATGTGCAGGGGCTGCCAGTGATAACAATGGAACCGCCTTGTTATCCCTGTCCAACGCCAGTGAACTTAACGAAATTGTCACGCACGAGCAAGCCGAAAGAATGAAACTGGAATCTCTGGAAACAGTTCGTTGCTTTACCTTAGATAGCTTGATAGAAAAAGAAAATTTAACTCAAGTTAATTTTCTAAAAATTGATGCCGAAGGTCACGAACTTTCAGTTTTAGTGGGGAGCGAAAGAATCTTATCAGAGTTTGCACCTGTCATTTTGTATGAAAATCGTGCCGGAAGTCAAGGCAGTAACCAACCTGTCGCTGATTATCTCATCGAGAGAGGATATAAGTTATTTTGGTATCAACCTTATCTCCAGGATTTGGTTCCTATAGATAGGATAAACGAGGATGGACATAATCCGTTAAATCTCATTGCTTTACCCATCAATTAG
- a CDS encoding glycosyltransferase translates to MEIKSLEYPSLNVLLLYQSPRKNYRPIIFSHNEIFASADCETEIEGDRIRSIQTPVGEYDIEPIIEQIPPEQKPDLLIVQSDATRRNLPTNLHLLSCPKLLLLGKTNYFDAPIQTLLDYARSQNFDVVISESERHHLHYFKEAGLKSVLWLPGFNVNPYPQLPHPHPTYALCFLGEVGRFHRYRHYIQGRINSGELSINPLDQTSEEAARIYADSLININISLNGDLNRHIFEVLASGGFLLTDKLSQQAGLNLLFQANKHLAFFRDEFELNYQIKRFLTNPETALKIAREGYEEFWNNHRPELNVQRILDYLNGNRIEQIYQIDKEKRSLYLISKESEDLCNRVSIYEYLQELHRNEPRLQGLFWLDVDPGIIGDAVDLPRLALHLIWDSQEETRDDRHLWAECEISEQITFTSSSQLSQLSKVWDFIALTWTKIQSLNLEWLLKTLNFRRLIITDPPSHIQEEDLKKIADHLERFGLIKHRDYPVVYDWKRKSDWGKFLLSQQELYSAVRAFEAALQDNPWDITALLELGTISFKLNYFHEANRLFHKALSLDRRNSLAMEKMVSVLIALNQQEQATGILEHLLTLQPNNSALWSLLDNCYQQTGLEQKALAAYRRSREITEGKSLDPQSVDTLAKSSVQTTPKRILVINNLYPPQELGGYGRRICDFANVLSDRGHSIQVLTSDAPYLGLIESSEEHIDRSLFLCGTYEQLPPEPFEDETEVARILEHNDRVIRAAIQNYLPEVCLIGNIDLLSHQVFTPLLENWIPVMHLLGFPKTGYYPSQTPQSLLYHVGANSEFGKETVLSEGYPLANNLSIVYPGAFIRQFQMCVLPNFDKLRIIFAGLILPYKGPQTLVEALAILHDKGMDFHCSIAGDTPVENVIEHLKNFTEARGMSDKIDFLGYLKRPQLIDLFAKHNILVFPSIWDEPFGRVQVEAMAAGLTLVTSGTGGSAEIIEPGISGLTFPAENAEALAEALSSLIGDRDRWQRIATAGQQRAELFNIDRSVDAIETQFEELLRQRESQEEFLEFQLLKRQAELIETLRLKEINLVIFPQWFQADELIIFQLKQVIQTLANHPNKDLITLLIDTTHGDEESAETTVSTVVMNLFMEDNIDISEGPEIALLGQMNELDWFALLPFFSSRISLNPENQEAITANAADGIPPCTIEQISKMRAVNPDSL, encoded by the coding sequence ATGGAAATAAAATCTCTAGAATATCCTTCGTTAAATGTGTTACTTTTGTACCAGTCCCCGCGAAAAAACTACCGACCTATAATATTTTCTCATAATGAAATATTTGCTAGTGCGGATTGCGAGACAGAAATAGAAGGCGATCGCATCCGCAGCATTCAAACGCCGGTAGGAGAGTATGACATCGAGCCAATCATCGAGCAAATTCCCCCGGAGCAAAAACCGGACCTCCTGATTGTCCAATCTGATGCCACTAGACGCAATCTGCCAACCAACCTGCATCTGTTAAGCTGCCCAAAGCTACTCCTTCTCGGCAAAACTAATTATTTCGACGCACCGATTCAAACCTTACTTGATTATGCCAGATCTCAAAACTTCGATGTAGTTATATCTGAATCGGAGCGGCATCACCTGCATTACTTCAAAGAAGCAGGCTTGAAAAGCGTCCTTTGGCTCCCTGGCTTTAACGTTAATCCCTACCCTCAACTACCTCATCCCCATCCAACTTATGCCCTCTGCTTCCTCGGTGAGGTGGGTAGATTTCACCGTTACCGTCACTATATCCAGGGGAGAATTAACTCGGGTGAACTCTCCATAAATCCCTTAGACCAAACCTCGGAAGAAGCTGCACGGATCTATGCCGACTCCCTAATTAACATCAACATCAGTCTCAATGGAGACTTAAACCGACACATTTTTGAGGTTTTAGCAAGCGGAGGTTTTTTATTGACCGATAAACTCAGTCAACAGGCTGGATTAAATTTACTGTTTCAAGCCAATAAACATCTGGCTTTTTTCAGAGATGAATTTGAACTTAATTATCAAATCAAGCGGTTTTTAACCAATCCTGAAACTGCTTTAAAAATTGCCAGAGAGGGTTATGAAGAATTCTGGAATAACCATCGACCAGAATTAAATGTTCAGCGAATTCTTGATTATCTAAACGGTAATAGAATCGAACAAATTTACCAGATAGACAAGGAAAAGAGAAGCCTATATCTCATCAGCAAGGAGTCCGAGGACCTGTGTAACCGAGTCTCCATCTATGAATATCTCCAGGAATTGCACCGCAACGAACCCAGACTGCAAGGATTATTTTGGCTGGATGTTGACCCCGGCATCATTGGTGATGCGGTTGATTTACCTCGATTGGCGCTTCACCTGATTTGGGATAGTCAGGAAGAGACAAGGGATGACCGCCATCTATGGGCTGAGTGTGAAATTTCTGAACAAATTACTTTCACCTCTTCGTCTCAGCTGTCTCAACTTTCAAAAGTATGGGATTTCATCGCATTGACTTGGACAAAAATCCAATCCTTAAATTTGGAATGGCTACTTAAGACCCTTAATTTTCGGCGACTGATTATTACCGATCCTCCTAGTCACATCCAGGAAGAAGATCTAAAAAAAATAGCGGATCACCTAGAACGGTTTGGGTTGATCAAGCATAGGGATTATCCGGTGGTTTATGATTGGAAACGAAAATCTGACTGGGGTAAATTTCTACTGTCACAGCAGGAGTTGTACTCCGCAGTCAGAGCGTTTGAGGCGGCATTGCAAGATAATCCCTGGGATATAACTGCACTACTCGAATTGGGAACGATCTCATTCAAACTTAACTATTTCCATGAAGCAAACCGGCTATTTCATAAAGCGCTAAGTCTTGATCGCCGCAACTCTCTGGCAATGGAAAAAATGGTCAGCGTTCTCATCGCGTTAAACCAACAGGAACAAGCTACAGGCATTTTAGAACACCTGCTGACACTTCAACCCAACAATTCAGCCCTGTGGTCTCTGCTGGACAATTGCTATCAGCAAACTGGTTTAGAACAGAAAGCCCTGGCAGCGTATCGCCGCAGTCGCGAGATCACAGAAGGGAAAAGTTTGGACCCGCAGTCAGTAGATACCTTAGCGAAATCAAGTGTTCAGACTACGCCGAAACGAATTCTAGTCATTAATAATCTTTATCCCCCCCAAGAACTAGGAGGATATGGTCGCCGCATTTGTGATTTTGCCAATGTTCTGAGCGATCGCGGACATTCGATACAAGTGCTGACCTCCGATGCGCCCTACCTAGGACTGATTGAGTCTTCGGAAGAACATATAGACAGAAGCCTGTTTTTGTGCGGCACTTACGAGCAATTACCCCCAGAACCTTTTGAAGATGAAACGGAAGTTGCCAGGATTCTCGAACATAACGATCGCGTGATTCGAGCAGCGATTCAGAACTATCTACCGGAAGTTTGCTTAATTGGAAATATCGATTTACTCAGTCATCAAGTCTTCACTCCCCTACTGGAAAACTGGATTCCGGTTATGCACCTCCTAGGATTTCCAAAAACGGGATATTATCCGTCTCAAACCCCGCAAAGTCTCCTCTATCATGTGGGTGCCAATAGCGAATTCGGTAAGGAAACCGTTCTTTCAGAAGGATATCCTTTAGCCAACAACCTTAGTATTGTCTATCCAGGGGCATTTATTCGACAATTTCAAATGTGCGTTCTGCCCAATTTTGATAAACTGCGAATTATTTTTGCAGGGCTTATTTTGCCTTACAAAGGCCCCCAAACCTTGGTTGAAGCCTTAGCGATTCTTCATGATAAAGGGATGGATTTTCACTGTTCGATCGCCGGGGATACTCCAGTAGAAAATGTCATAGAACATCTCAAAAATTTCACAGAAGCCCGAGGCATGAGTGATAAAATTGATTTTCTGGGTTACCTAAAACGTCCCCAGCTAATTGACTTGTTTGCGAAGCATAATATATTGGTCTTTCCTTCAATTTGGGACGAACCATTCGGCAGAGTTCAGGTGGAAGCAATGGCTGCCGGTTTGACCCTAGTGACCAGTGGAACGGGGGGTTCCGCTGAAATTATTGAACCCGGAATCAGCGGATTGACCTTTCCAGCAGAGAATGCGGAGGCTCTAGCCGAGGCCCTGAGCAGCTTGATTGGCGATCGCGATCGGTGGCAACGGATTGCGACTGCCGGTCAACAGCGGGCAGAACTGTTTAATATTGATCGCTCAGTGGATGCGATCGAGACCCAGTTTGAGGAACTCCTCCGGCAACGGGAGAGCCAAGAAGAATTTTTGGAATTCCAATTATTGAAACGGCAAGCAGAATTAATCGAAACTTTAAGATTAAAGGAAATTAATTTAGTAATTTTTCCTCAGTGGTTTCAGGCAGATGAGTTAATAATCTTCCAGCTTAAACAAGTGATTCAAACCTTGGCTAATCATCCTAATAAAGATTTGATAACCCTACTGATAGATACAACTCATGGGGATGAAGAAAGTGCAGAAACTACTGTTTCTACAGTCGTTATGAATTTATTTATGGAAGACAATATAGATATTTCAGAAGGTCCAGAAATTGCCTTACTCGGACAGATGAATGAACTAGACTGGTTTGCACTGTTGCCTTTCTTCAGTTCTCGAATTAGTTTAAACCCTGAAAATCAAGAGGCGATCACGGCCAACGCAGCTGATGGAATTCCTCCCTGCACTATTGAACAAATCAGCAAAATGCGAGCCGTTAATCCAGACTCCCTATAA
- a CDS encoding FkbM family methyltransferase, with amino-acid sequence MPVFLESLKKSGHLDRLHMTLCNVGSRKIESEDDYANKGWGIFAPRLTIYGFDADPDACDRANADLELRQVNWTEKHIPLALGRSVGESTLYVTKDPMCSSLYPPNEPYLDRFAGLSELVNLDFTLEIETTTLDSFCELADIQEVDFLQVDVQGADLDVLEGASRVLKTTVLAVQVEVEFSPLYLNQPLFADVDSYLRKEGFTLFDLATSYRPRKRSPLLSRTHPGQLLWGEAFYFRDLIQENSATHFSSPERLLKLACIADIMEFPDYSLELLEYLTLHYGKEDKHYNYAPVIMNTLGKFPQLVQEGLGTLPIVENLREYLSGYDL; translated from the coding sequence ATGCCAGTTTTTCTAGAAAGCTTAAAAAAGAGCGGACATTTAGATCGTCTTCACATGACGCTCTGTAATGTTGGATCTCGTAAAATAGAAAGTGAAGATGACTATGCTAATAAAGGGTGGGGTATTTTTGCGCCGCGATTGACAATCTATGGGTTTGATGCAGATCCAGATGCGTGCGATCGCGCCAATGCAGACCTAGAACTTCGACAAGTTAACTGGACTGAAAAACATATTCCCCTGGCATTAGGTCGATCAGTGGGTGAATCGACCCTCTATGTCACCAAAGACCCGATGTGTAGTTCCTTGTATCCACCAAATGAACCCTACTTAGATCGGTTTGCTGGACTTTCAGAGTTAGTAAATTTGGATTTTACGTTAGAAATTGAAACAACCACTTTGGATAGCTTTTGTGAATTAGCAGACATTCAGGAAGTCGATTTCCTGCAAGTGGATGTTCAAGGTGCAGATCTTGATGTTTTAGAAGGAGCTTCTCGGGTTTTAAAAACCACTGTTTTAGCAGTTCAAGTGGAAGTAGAGTTTTCCCCGCTATACTTAAATCAACCTCTGTTTGCGGATGTGGATAGCTATCTTAGGAAGGAAGGTTTTACTCTATTTGATTTAGCGACGTCCTATCGACCTCGCAAGCGATCGCCTCTGCTTTCACGCACTCATCCCGGGCAGTTACTTTGGGGAGAAGCGTTTTATTTTCGGGATCTCATTCAAGAAAATAGTGCAACCCATTTTTCTAGCCCCGAGCGACTCCTAAAACTGGCTTGTATTGCTGACATCATGGAGTTCCCAGACTATTCTTTAGAATTGTTGGAATATCTCACTTTACACTATGGTAAAGAAGATAAACATTATAATTATGCCCCTGTTATCATGAACACTCTGGGTAAATTTCCCCAACTTGTCCAAGAGGGTTTAGGCACACTTCCTATTGTTGAGAATCTTCGGGAGTACCTGAGTGGTTATGACCTGTAA
- a CDS encoding tetratricopeptide repeat protein gives MVQKAKDKDGSSPKGMIRGVMLVSMVAFLGRLGFSTVQTFTSIREQPRSAEVARAESKERQSQLKAQERGYELVLEREPENKVALEGLINVRLEMNDSKGAIAPLEKLVRLDSNHPQYQEQLEQLKQQLEEDKGGVINN, from the coding sequence ATGGTACAAAAGGCTAAAGACAAGGATGGCAGTTCTCCCAAGGGAATGATTCGGGGGGTCATGTTGGTATCAATGGTAGCCTTCTTAGGCAGGTTAGGGTTTTCAACTGTCCAAACTTTCACGAGTATTCGGGAACAGCCTAGGTCAGCGGAAGTGGCTAGGGCAGAATCTAAGGAACGACAGTCTCAACTCAAGGCGCAGGAACGAGGATATGAATTAGTTTTAGAGCGAGAACCTGAAAATAAAGTGGCGCTAGAGGGACTGATAAATGTCCGCCTAGAGATGAATGATTCAAAAGGGGCGATCGCCCCTTTGGAGAAACTGGTTCGATTGGATTCCAACCATCCTCAGTACCAGGAACAGTTAGAGCAACTTAAACAGCAATTAGAAGAAGATAAGGGGGGGGTAATCAACAATTAA